A genome region from Vicinamibacterales bacterium includes the following:
- a CDS encoding sialidase family protein: MGQIGVSCGIGLLLCGAEVIAQTHQVIRVSELNARNPNEVSIAINPLDPDTIIAVSRAADPETGRSTNFEYVSNNGGVTWRTHPVRNHEARTQGDDAIVIAADGTAHHSYISFSGLREKRPETPTNGIFVTTSSDSGVSWSDPVPVLEHRNSITPFEDKPYLIVDRGRESRHRDTVYLAWTRFDVYGSRDPGDRSHIFVSHSLDRGRSFTAPVRVSDIGGDALDSDDTLEGAVPAVGINGEVFLVWGGAAHLFFDRSDDGGWTWGDDLIIQETPGGWDIEVEGLARHNGMPVTGVDHSEGPSRGTLYVNWIDERHGDPDVFLISSSDGGVSWTNPVRVNDDTMGNGAAQMFTWMAVDSFDGSVNVVFYDRRTLDGTLTQLTLARSVDGGRTFVNYPIDLAPFTSNPTVFFGDYTGIDALNGLVIPIFMHFVDEFEMAVSVAVFRFQLGTQDLTVRALGQDLP, encoded by the coding sequence ATGGGCCAAATTGGCGTTAGCTGCGGAATTGGACTTCTACTGTGCGGGGCCGAGGTGATAGCCCAGACCCATCAGGTAATACGGGTATCCGAACTCAATGCCCGAAACCCTAATGAGGTATCCATAGCTATCAATCCGCTTGATCCCGACACGATTATTGCCGTCTCCAGAGCAGCTGACCCTGAGACTGGGCGCTCAACGAATTTCGAATATGTAAGCAATAATGGTGGTGTAACTTGGCGAACGCATCCTGTCCGTAATCATGAGGCGCGCACGCAGGGGGACGATGCGATTGTGATAGCCGCTGACGGCACGGCGCATCATTCTTACATTTCGTTCAGTGGGCTCCGCGAGAAACGCCCTGAAACGCCGACCAACGGTATTTTTGTGACGACTTCCAGCGATAGTGGAGTGTCCTGGTCCGATCCAGTGCCGGTTCTTGAGCACAGAAATTCGATCACGCCGTTTGAGGACAAGCCATACCTGATCGTCGATCGCGGTCGAGAATCCAGACACCGTGACACTGTTTACCTTGCTTGGACCCGTTTCGACGTTTACGGCAGCCGCGATCCAGGTGACCGCTCACACATCTTTGTTAGCCATTCTCTCGATCGAGGCCGTTCGTTCACAGCTCCCGTAAGAGTTTCGGATATCGGCGGTGATGCCCTCGATAGTGATGACACTCTTGAAGGGGCTGTGCCCGCTGTTGGAATTAATGGTGAGGTCTTTCTAGTGTGGGGTGGGGCCGCCCATCTTTTCTTTGATCGGTCTGACGACGGCGGCTGGACTTGGGGTGATGACCTGATCATTCAAGAGACACCGGGTGGGTGGGATATTGAGGTGGAAGGTTTGGCCCGGCACAACGGGATGCCAGTGACCGGCGTGGATCACAGTGAGGGCCCGTCCCGAGGCACCCTGTATGTCAATTGGATCGATGAACGACATGGTGACCCTGACGTGTTCCTGATTTCGTCGTCCGATGGTGGCGTGTCGTGGACGAATCCGGTGCGTGTGAATGACGACACAATGGGGAACGGCGCAGCACAGATGTTTACTTGGATGGCCGTCGATTCATTTGATGGTTCGGTGAATGTTGTGTTTTACGATCGACGGACCCTAGACGGAACACTGACTCAATTGACTCTTGCTCGCAGCGTAGATGGGGGACGGACGTTCGTCAACTACCCGATTGATCTCGCTCCATTCACCTCTAATCCTACGGTGTTTTTTGGCGATTACACTGGGATTGATGCGCTCAATGGATTGGTGATCCCGATCTTCATGCATTTTGTGGATGAGTTTGAAATGGCGGTTTCAGTGGCAGTCTTTCGTTTTCAGTTAGGTACGCAGGACCTTACGGTGCGAGCGCTTGGTCAAGATCTGCCATGA
- a CDS encoding amidohydrolase family protein, translating into MVRRTASQLFAAIVLLVLPFTVVETLADTARLEVPTYALVNARIVPVSARPIQSGTLLLRDGKIAAIGQSVDPPPDAIVIDASGWTLYPGFIDAHSALGMPVPPVLPQNNAERARIIQARRRAGGVTPGLTPQLTALSVYEPDQVALHEARNTGITTAAIAPPFGVFKGQSAIITLREGPLTDQVVRGNWAQHLGFQRLRGEYPGTLMGVMASVRQHYLDADWYGNAWNRYRSQPITTDRPSYNDTLQSLQSSVASAQPVVFTAWTENEILRALRLADELSLNVIISGAVEGWRVTDALKAADRPVLVSLDLRPRQGPVGFGGGTGTDPIENPTSEDLDDAKANAGRLYSAGVTVAFTAAGLDHSANYLENFRTAVDAGMSQDGALRALTITPAEILGVDGTLGSLDVGKAANVVAIEGDLFDEHARVAAVWVDGTRYDGDLEMETHQNSDSNDDETGNAVEDIRSRAEIERRAPIGPLGGEVPVTAVRHGTILTAVNDTISRGTVLIEDGKITAVGPDAQVSVPDGAREIDATGMWVTPGLLDAHSHMSIEGGGNEGADSVTPEVRIIDVINHRDESIFRALAGGVTTINVLHGSANVVGGQNAILKLRWGKSADELLFDNVTRGVKFALGENPKRSRTSTPGVDRRYPGTRMGVEFMLRRSFADAREYQAEWDEYEAARSRGTDVLAPRRDLRLEALSDIMAGKILVHAHSYRADEILMLLRVAEDFGFQIASLQHVLEGYKVADEIATHGAGASTFTDFWGYKMEAWDAIPYNMSIMYERGVTVSVNSDSDERVRRMYVEAAKAVKYGGVPEQEALKMITLNAANHFGIDDRVGSIEVGKDGDLAIFTAHPFSGNTRVQYTIIDGQVYFDRDQVETTEDALAELGLDTAEIGGEGDIQQNVEDTNDRIAEWTPPTLPPAVRAELMPASYGDVAEPMLTADTIPIAIVGGRILTMTGAPIERGTIVVQGGRITAVGEEVRVPDNAQVIDATGMTVTPGMINAGTVIGLSEIGSIAATNDTSEIEEINSHIKASVAIHPDSEMIPIARANGVTTAIAAPQGGLIQGQSALIDMAGWTSPEVVARSPLAMHIDFPEREGGGGGPGGGGPSGGEQNQERVDAQLKTLADWMHRARAHATALAAGTVKPTEQTYTLDALVPVVLAELPVVLDVSSKEGILGALAFAESFQLKAIIASTRDVWKVIDEIAEAGVSVILGPIQAQPADGDPYDAVFVAAKLLHESGVSFAFRTGGASAARNLPDHAALSVAFGLPRDVAWHALTRGAADLLGVGDLYGSVEEGMIANLVVSEGDLLDIPAQVKHVLIRGQEVSLGTHHTRLWEQYSARPRPR; encoded by the coding sequence ATGGTTCGTCGAACCGCAAGTCAATTGTTCGCCGCTATCGTCCTGCTCGTCCTGCCATTTACGGTCGTCGAGACCCTGGCCGACACAGCGAGGCTTGAAGTGCCTACCTACGCACTCGTTAACGCCCGCATCGTGCCGGTAAGTGCGCGACCGATCCAATCTGGGACGCTTTTACTTCGTGATGGCAAGATCGCTGCGATTGGGCAAAGTGTGGACCCTCCGCCCGATGCCATTGTAATAGACGCCAGCGGTTGGACCCTCTACCCGGGCTTTATCGACGCTCACTCAGCACTCGGGATGCCAGTTCCACCAGTCCTACCGCAGAACAACGCTGAGCGCGCAAGAATCATCCAGGCTCGTCGGCGCGCCGGTGGGGTGACACCGGGCCTAACGCCGCAACTAACCGCGCTCTCGGTCTACGAGCCTGATCAAGTCGCCCTGCACGAAGCGAGAAACACAGGTATCACGACTGCTGCCATCGCCCCGCCCTTCGGGGTCTTTAAGGGACAAAGCGCCATCATCACGTTGCGCGAAGGTCCATTAACCGATCAGGTCGTTCGTGGCAATTGGGCTCAGCACTTGGGATTCCAACGTCTGCGGGGGGAATATCCGGGCACTCTCATGGGAGTTATGGCGTCGGTTCGGCAACACTATCTTGACGCAGACTGGTATGGTAATGCCTGGAATCGTTACCGTAGTCAACCGATAACGACCGACCGCCCAAGCTATAACGACACCCTTCAATCGCTGCAATCTTCGGTCGCCAGCGCACAGCCAGTTGTCTTCACCGCCTGGACCGAAAATGAAATTTTACGTGCGCTGAGGCTAGCTGACGAACTCAGCCTCAACGTAATCATCAGTGGCGCAGTCGAAGGCTGGCGTGTCACCGACGCACTGAAGGCAGCCGACCGGCCAGTCTTAGTATCGCTTGACCTCAGACCCCGCCAAGGTCCGGTTGGATTTGGTGGTGGCACGGGGACTGACCCGATCGAAAATCCAACTTCTGAGGACCTCGATGACGCCAAGGCAAACGCAGGCCGGCTCTACTCCGCTGGAGTAACGGTGGCCTTCACAGCCGCTGGATTGGATCACTCGGCAAATTATCTCGAGAACTTCCGCACCGCTGTCGATGCTGGGATGTCTCAAGATGGAGCGCTCCGGGCACTGACAATTACACCCGCCGAAATCCTAGGCGTAGACGGGACATTGGGTTCTCTTGACGTTGGCAAAGCTGCTAACGTTGTCGCCATCGAAGGCGACCTCTTCGACGAACACGCTCGTGTCGCAGCAGTCTGGGTCGATGGCACACGGTACGACGGTGACCTGGAGATGGAGACTCATCAAAACTCCGACTCCAATGACGACGAAACTGGGAATGCTGTAGAAGACATAAGGAGCCGTGCCGAAATTGAGCGACGTGCCCCAATCGGACCACTCGGAGGTGAAGTCCCAGTGACAGCGGTGCGCCACGGAACAATCCTAACCGCTGTGAACGACACCATCTCCCGCGGCACGGTCCTGATTGAAGACGGCAAGATAACCGCTGTCGGTCCCGATGCCCAGGTCTCAGTACCTGATGGAGCCAGAGAGATTGATGCAACCGGCATGTGGGTCACTCCAGGTCTTCTTGATGCGCATTCGCACATGTCGATCGAGGGGGGCGGCAACGAAGGAGCGGACTCCGTCACCCCTGAAGTTCGCATCATCGACGTAATCAATCATCGAGACGAGTCGATCTTTCGGGCGCTGGCAGGTGGCGTCACTACAATCAACGTCCTGCATGGCTCGGCAAATGTTGTTGGCGGTCAGAACGCCATTCTGAAGTTGCGGTGGGGTAAATCAGCTGATGAACTGCTGTTTGACAACGTGACCAGAGGCGTAAAATTCGCTCTTGGCGAGAACCCGAAGCGATCACGGACATCCACTCCCGGCGTCGATCGAAGATACCCTGGCACTAGGATGGGCGTGGAGTTCATGCTTCGGAGAAGCTTTGCGGATGCACGCGAATATCAGGCCGAATGGGATGAGTATGAGGCAGCCCGATCGCGCGGTACTGACGTCCTCGCCCCGCGGCGGGACCTCAGGCTCGAAGCGCTTTCGGACATTATGGCAGGGAAGATTCTCGTGCACGCACATTCCTATCGTGCTGATGAAATCTTGATGCTATTGCGAGTCGCGGAGGACTTCGGTTTTCAGATTGCCTCTCTCCAGCATGTGCTCGAAGGCTATAAAGTCGCCGATGAAATCGCGACTCATGGTGCCGGCGCCTCTACATTTACTGACTTCTGGGGCTACAAGATGGAGGCATGGGACGCCATTCCCTACAACATGTCCATCATGTATGAACGGGGTGTAACCGTGTCGGTTAACTCCGACTCCGACGAGCGTGTACGTCGGATGTATGTAGAGGCCGCGAAGGCCGTCAAATATGGTGGTGTTCCGGAGCAAGAAGCGCTCAAGATGATCACCCTTAACGCCGCTAACCACTTTGGGATCGACGACCGGGTCGGCTCAATCGAGGTTGGTAAAGATGGCGATCTTGCCATTTTTACGGCCCACCCGTTCTCAGGAAACACCCGCGTCCAGTACACGATCATCGATGGTCAGGTCTACTTCGACCGCGACCAAGTAGAAACTACTGAGGATGCGCTGGCGGAGTTAGGACTCGACACGGCCGAGATCGGCGGTGAGGGCGACATCCAACAGAATGTTGAGGACACGAATGATCGAATCGCTGAATGGACGCCGCCAACGCTTCCGCCAGCGGTACGTGCTGAACTGATGCCTGCCAGTTACGGAGACGTGGCCGAACCGATGCTGACAGCCGATACGATTCCGATCGCCATCGTCGGTGGACGGATCCTCACAATGACGGGTGCACCAATTGAGCGCGGGACCATCGTTGTCCAAGGTGGCCGGATTACGGCGGTAGGTGAGGAAGTGCGGGTCCCAGACAACGCGCAAGTCATCGACGCCACGGGCATGACGGTGACACCAGGCATGATTAACGCTGGCACTGTGATTGGGCTTTCCGAGATCGGCTCGATCGCGGCGACGAATGATACGTCGGAGATTGAGGAGATCAACAGTCATATCAAAGCCTCGGTGGCGATTCACCCTGATTCCGAGATGATTCCGATAGCCCGCGCCAACGGTGTGACAACGGCGATCGCAGCCCCACAGGGTGGCCTCATCCAAGGTCAGAGCGCGCTCATCGACATGGCTGGCTGGACATCGCCTGAGGTCGTTGCCCGTAGCCCACTCGCCATGCACATCGATTTCCCCGAGCGAGAAGGGGGCGGTGGCGGACCTGGTGGTGGCGGACCCAGCGGTGGAGAACAGAACCAAGAACGGGTCGACGCACAACTGAAGACGCTCGCTGACTGGATGCACCGAGCCCGTGCTCATGCCACCGCACTCGCGGCCGGAACAGTCAAGCCAACTGAGCAGACCTACACGCTTGACGCACTCGTCCCGGTCGTTTTGGCTGAGCTCCCCGTTGTCCTTGATGTGTCGAGCAAGGAAGGAATACTAGGAGCGCTCGCCTTCGCAGAGAGTTTCCAACTCAAAGCAATTATCGCTAGCACCAGAGATGTGTGGAAGGTGATAGACGAAATTGCCGAAGCAGGCGTTTCGGTAATTCTTGGGCCGATTCAGGCACAACCAGCCGATGGCGACCCCTATGATGCGGTCTTTGTTGCAGCGAAGCTCCTGCACGAGTCCGGCGTGTCGTTCGCATTTCGGACTGGCGGTGCTAGCGCAGCTCGGAATCTCCCCGACCATGCCGCGCTCAGCGTCGCCTTTGGCCTACCGAGGGACGTCGCTTGGCACGCACTAACCCGGGGTGCTGCAGACCTTCTTGGCGTAGGAGACCTGTATGGGTCAGTTGAGGAAGGCATGATTGCGAATCTCGTGGTGTCCGAAGGTGACCTGCTCGATATACCGGCGCAGGTGAAGCATGTCCTGATTCGTGGACAAGAGGTCAGTTTAGGCACGCACCATACGCGCCTGTGGGAACAGTACAGTGCAAGACCGCGGCCGAGATAG
- a CDS encoding M24 family metallopeptidase, with product MQLFRIVTICLLVLLGLPKAPAEAQEARRRWERMNQIRTEKFDQILPEAMRENGIDMWITMIREANYGTLYLDFGQGYTGNTGYYIFTDRGGDRIERAALGINGYRIRESGAYDLFQPAEDLADFVRERDPRRIGINTSRTIGPVDNLTYTGHQQLVETLGEPYASRLVSGEKLVSDFRSRRTTTEIAAFAEAGEISREIAERAFSNEVITPDVTMLEDVAWWMMDQLLARGLDTSFGMPSVYITGPDGIESTSNDRIIRRGDLLMIDWGIGFLNMYTDMKRIAYVLRPGEADAPPSFQRAFDKGREARTIITNTIRSGIAAAQAEQEVYDALTNAGFARIGFNEPTSNPEVTDVVIGSHSVGNSGHGIGPSIAFFNPVRIEYTLRPTNLLSIELFAYTAVPEWNNKKVRIPLEDDAVLTTRGIEWLYPVNNRILLIR from the coding sequence ATGCAACTATTCCGAATTGTAACTATCTGCCTACTCGTCCTTTTGGGACTCCCAAAGGCCCCAGCCGAAGCGCAGGAGGCACGTCGACGGTGGGAACGAATGAATCAGATTCGGACGGAGAAGTTCGACCAAATACTGCCCGAGGCCATGCGTGAAAATGGTATCGACATGTGGATCACCATGATCCGCGAGGCAAACTACGGCACACTCTACCTTGACTTCGGACAAGGATACACGGGCAATACCGGTTATTACATCTTTACCGATCGAGGTGGTGACCGTATCGAGCGTGCCGCACTTGGTATTAATGGCTACCGCATCCGCGAGTCTGGCGCGTACGACCTGTTTCAACCAGCCGAAGACCTAGCAGACTTTGTTCGAGAACGTGACCCTCGGCGTATTGGCATCAACACTTCGCGGACAATCGGTCCAGTCGATAACCTAACCTATACCGGCCATCAGCAACTTGTTGAAACACTTGGAGAACCCTACGCGTCACGATTGGTCTCAGGCGAAAAGCTCGTCTCGGATTTCCGATCGCGCCGAACGACGACCGAAATCGCGGCGTTCGCAGAAGCTGGTGAGATTTCCCGTGAAATTGCCGAACGAGCCTTCTCAAATGAAGTGATTACACCCGACGTTACTATGTTGGAGGACGTCGCCTGGTGGATGATGGACCAACTGCTCGCTCGTGGTCTCGACACCTCATTTGGCATGCCATCGGTGTACATCACCGGCCCAGACGGCATCGAGTCGACCTCAAATGATCGAATCATCCGCAGGGGTGACCTACTAATGATCGATTGGGGCATCGGCTTCCTGAACATGTATACCGACATGAAGCGGATCGCTTACGTGCTGAGACCGGGTGAAGCTGACGCACCTCCAAGCTTCCAGCGGGCATTCGACAAGGGACGTGAAGCCCGGACCATCATCACCAACACTATCCGTTCTGGCATTGCTGCCGCCCAAGCCGAGCAGGAGGTCTACGATGCGTTGACCAACGCTGGATTTGCCCGAATCGGTTTTAATGAACCAACCAGTAACCCAGAGGTCACCGATGTGGTTATCGGCTCTCACTCGGTCGGAAACTCGGGACACGGTATCGGCCCCTCCATCGCCTTCTTTAACCCTGTGCGAATTGAATACACCCTGCGACCAACTAATCTACTCTCGATTGAACTGTTCGCCTATACAGCCGTGCCAGAATGGAACAACAAGAAGGTCAGGATTCCACTCGAGGACGACGCTGTGCTCACAACCCGCGGTATCGAATGGCTGTATCCGGTGAACAATAGAATCTTATTGATTCGTTAG